The nucleotide sequence ATAAGCTCGTCGACCGGGATCGTTTTTCCCCCCTCCGTCAGCTTTTCCCCCCTCCCTACCGGCATGACCGGGTTGAACTTGACCGAGTCGGCGTTGAGGCGCCTTGCCATGGCGACAACCCCCTCGATGTCCCCGGAGTTGTCCCCAATCAGGCTCATGATGATCTGCACCTTTAACCCCTGGCTCACCATATGTTCGACGCCTCTTACCGCGTCTTCCCAAGACCCCTCAACGCCCCTAAAGGAGTCGTGAAACCGGGGGTCGGAGCCGTCGATGCTGACGCTTATCGAGGAAGCGTTGCTGCGCTTTAAAAAGGCCGCCGTTTTTTCGTCTATCAATGTCCCGTTTGTCTCGATATCCAGCACAAGCTCTTCCGACGACACCACCTCGATTATCTCGAATATATCCCTGTTCAGAAACGGCTCCCCACCGGTGAGTTTGATATTGAAAAGGCCTATCGGCCTTCCCTCCTTGATGATTTTCCTTACGTCGTCCGCCGTTATCCCTTCTGGGGCCTCTTCGGTCTCCGGCACGAAGCTCGGGGTCAGCCAGCAGTGGGAGCACTTGAGGTTACAGCCGGAGGTTAGGTAGAG is from Candidatus Zymogenus saltonus and encodes:
- a CDS encoding radical SAM protein codes for the protein MVSDEKPSYRLNSAYLYLTSGCNLKCSHCWLTPSFVPETEEAPEGITADDVRKIIKEGRPIGLFNIKLTGGEPFLNRDIFEIIEVVSSEELVLDIETNGTLIDEKTAAFLKRSNASSISVSIDGSDPRFHDSFRGVEGSWEDAVRGVEHMVSQGLKVQIIMSLIGDNSGDIEGVVAMARRLNADSVKFNPVMPVGRGEKLTEGGKTIPVDELIRLSSWAEKELNEKYRIKTFFTIPTAFKKIDSFFKGNNAQCHILNIIGVIASGHISICGIGKEVPDLVIGNIREDNLEDVWRNSPVLSELRRIVPDNMKGICGMCILKGLCLGSCRANAYVLHGDLSAPDRICQEAYEMGLFPETRIIWSDDDQDRKFGTKK